Genomic DNA from Coffea arabica cultivar ET-39 chromosome 7e, Coffea Arabica ET-39 HiFi, whole genome shotgun sequence:
GGATTTGTTAACcctttggttttattttgtgCATCTGCATCAATTTCCTTCGAGAATGTACACCACACAAATAGATGGCCATCATATGGAAAATCATCTGGAGAAATTGTGTGGTTTATGTTAACAATGCCCAAGTTATCCACCTGCAGATTTTAATGTTTTAAACTCAGCAAGATGGTACTTTGTAAAAACAGAAGGTCAATAATCACTATTAGTTATTACATAACAAAAAAGATGTTACTTAGAAAGCAGTCTCTGGTAAAAGAGAAGTTCAATTGTCTCACAGGCATAAATGCACTTGACTGCTGTCAAACAAACATCAGACAGGATAgcatatctcttaacaagaatgCTAGCTTTACCACCTTCAACATAATGACATCCTTAGTGAATGCACTCTCCAATGCTTATCAGATAACAACTAACAACACAACATTCAGGAATATCCTTCAACACACATTCACAACAAGCTGAGAGAAAAAGGATTACATATAAGGACCACTGTAACAGAACTACAATAGGTTATAAGGCAAAAAAAGTGATGTAATTTACCATGTCATCCAATGTTATAGATGCATTATATGTACGAAAAACTTTTGCAGTAAGACCAGGCATTAATTCCTTCAGATGAGCATTCAGTTTACTTGTGTCAAGCTTGTCAAAAAGATCTTCACTACCCTCTTTCCCTGAAAAAGGTGCGTGACATACTCAAAAATCTGAAGACACAAATTGCAACATGCTAGTAAAGGGCATTTTACGCACCACTTCGAAACTGCTGAATTGCCTTGAAAACTCCAGATTCAACCTCAACCTCATTCTGATATCTAATTGAATCTTTACCAAGGAAGTCAAACTGCAAAGACAGACAGAGATAAGTTTAATGTGTAGTGAGAAATCAGAAGTCATCATCAAGAGTCTTTAGACAAGCATAGTTGCACGTGATTTGATAAAGTCAAATAAATACCTACCAAACACATGTTCTTAAATTAATATAGAAAAGAAGCCAAACAGTACAGTGTGAGGCGTGCCAAAGGAGAAGAAAACAAGATGCTAATACCTTCAAAATATTTGGAGGTACGGGTTCTACATTTTCTACTTTCAGCGTGCAGCAACCAACTGTATCTGCTTCATCATCATCCTGCAACATAACAGAGAGTTTAAAACCAGCTTATGTCATTGCTCTGCCAATGGTTTGTCAGAATGAACATTAGTAGATCAGGCTCAAAATCAAGTGATTATGGTAATTGGTATGATCAAATATGCTCTCAACAACAAATGCTCACTTCTTGAGAGTGAACATAATCATGATGACCATACTGGGCACATTAAATGAGCAACTTTGAATATGATGTCACTTgatcaaatatcttctcaatgacCTAGACAGCTAAAAGGAAAGGATAAAAGCACAAATGCAATCTTCCGAACCCAATACCTTCTCATTGCCTGCCCTGAGGGCTAGTTTATCTATAAGATAAGTTGCAACTGCTATTTGCTTCTTCATTGGATCTTTACTGGCAAAATCCTTAGTATAAGCAGTTCTAATGCCATGAATATAGTCCTGCATTCACAGTTACAATTCATCTCCAACAATGGATTAATTAAACACCTGGTGAGAATTAAGTATACCAGTAAAAATCCAACAATAACATCGCGAAAAATACCTTTAACAGCCTTGccttctcatatttttctttatcacTTTGCCCCTTTAAGGTGCTGCTGGCTGCAAGAAAAACATATTTGAATTCCTTTGGATTAATTGGATCATTCCAAAATGCTAACCATGTCACTGTGTTGTCATGCCTTATTTCCTTCCATCTGCAATAGGCCATTGTTTATTATTTTACCTCTTCAACAAACAGAACATCTCAAGTAAACAATAGCTACTGAGAAGCAAAACCTTTCACCAGGGATGGGACATTCTGGAATTGGAGCATCCTTTCCGATGTTTATGGTAATGTCTCTTGGACGAATGCGTTTTTTCAACTTTCCCATCTAAAAAAACGCAAATCAACACAGAGTAGATAATCTTGCATGAGTACGAAAAGTACAGTTACTGGTTGCATCTACATACATTTTATATCCAACTACAAGAAGAATAAAGAACAGGTAGAAAAGTAATTCTAACTTCATAAGTGTGACTACAATATGTCAATACACCTTGGGATGCTCTCCACGACCTCGAAACAATCCAGGTGGTTCCACCCTGAAGTTACCAACCTGCAAATGATATCTCTATCAGATTACAACACAGTCCATGAGTAGAAACCTGTATCAATAGTATCAACCATGACCTTCTCTTTGACGCCATCAACAATGGCCCACATATACTTCTCTTCTTGCTTAAGCTTCTCTTCTTTTAAGGACTTCTTCTCCTGCAGATTTGACAACTCTAGATTTAAGCAACTTCACAGAACTCAACACAACTTAAATTGCCCGGATAGGTGAAAACAGACAGTGGTAAAAAACCATCCGGTGCAATATACAACTGCAATAAATTGAGAGGTGCAAGCAATATGATAACCCTAGCATATGGAAGATGCACTGGGAATTTTCTTAACAGAATCCAGTTTCTATGAAatgaaacaataaaaaaaatcatgctCCTTTAGAATTGAAGAAACAGTCAAATTAATATTCTAAAcccagaaattaaaaaaaaaggtttccaGATGTTTTACACCTACTGATGATTTAAAATGTAACAATCTTTCACATATGAGGCACAACAGTCATGAGCAGATGAGCACATTTTTTCCCTCAAAGATCATATTACTTGAGAATCAAAAAGACATAACTTGCCTTATCAAATTTTTATCTACAGTTTAAACTATTAGCTTCACATTTTCATTTCCATGAGAGAAGTTGCACAAAGGAGAACCATTTCCTTTAGATTTTTCCGTTTTCCGCACAGATTGAAGAAGTTCAACAACCTAAACTTACTTCTGTAGTCAtctgtttctttttctccttttctttctgatgCCACTCATATATAGGTCTGAAGTCACAGTCTTCCAAGTTCTGAATGGTATGATTCTTTCCCAGTATCTTTTTCCAGTCACTAAAGAAGTTCTCTTTGAATTGAGGTTTACTCATGTAATCAGTATCTAACATCACAGCAAACATAGTAGCAACCTGCAATGGATTGAGGTAAAAATTGAGAAGCTAATTTGGGGATATCATAGAGATGTGGGCTATCATAGATATTTTATAGCGTGTGTgcacgagagagagagagagagagagaaaacctCCTCCTGTTCAGGAGTCAGAGTAACAGGCTGGCCCTTGTATAGCATCTTAACCCCATGAGGCTTGTAGGGAGGAGGAAAAATGACACCATTATGAACCAAAGTAGTCCACTTTTGACCTTCTCCAGAGCCAGGAGGCACTTTAGATGACTTGGAGTACTTTgactttttaattattttcttagacTTCTTATTCGTTTTTTTCAGAGAAGATGAAACAACTTTAGCTACTTTTTTCACAGAAGATGACTGACTAACAGAAGTAGTTGACTTCTTCATTCTCTGGGTTATAGGAACATGATCGTCATCGTCATCGTTAGACTTTGGCTTACTGGCTGAAGCAAACATCTTCTTGGCTGTTTGCGAGATAAgaatatcatcatcatcatcctccaCCTTTGGTTCTGCTTTGAGCATTGCCTGCTTCTTATTGATGGCTGCAGTTGGACCTGAAAGCTTAGGCTTTTTCACTGCAGACTCATCTGAAGATTTAACCTCACCAGGAGGTCTTTTATTTGACAGAGAAGAAGATTTGCCAACAGGACCATCCCTCAAGGCAGAACCATTTTGTTGAACTTTAGCTGGTAATGACTTCTTTTCACCCGGGTTCCTTGACTTGCTTATAGATTCAACTAAATTAGACTTTGACAAATACCTAGATGATAGAGGTTTTTCGTCATCTGAATCTTCATCTTCTTCGACCCCTGGCTTCTGAACCAAACTGGAACCATCACCGTCTTTATTACCATGGTTAACAATTGCCCTGGATGACCCACTGGGAAGCTTAGCCATCAATGGTTTGTCATCATCAGAATCCTCAGGGGTGCTACTCAGTTTAGCAGCAGATACAGAACGCTTTGGAAGCTTAACCACAGGggaatttttatgattttccagCTGTTTCACGGTAGCAGATGTAGAAGAAGATGGTTTTGAATTTGCTCCAGGAGATGTAATCAATGAAGTCTTGGCTGAGATATTTGCTGCTTTTGGGCTAGAAAGAGGTGATTTGGCAGGTGGTGTCTTGGCTGAGGAAACTACCCTACCTGTTTGAGCACTAGAACTTTGGCCATTCACGGGACATACATCTGAACTGTTTCTAGATGATTGTCCATCACGCTTCTGAGATGACAATTTCTTTGTATCTGAGTTAGATAGATTTTGCTTTGATGATGAGCTGGTTCTCTTGAATACTAAGGGTGCATTCTCCTCATCGCTATCTTCCAGCAAACTAGGTGTCGAACAGGCCTCAACAGCCATTATTTACACTAGAATATCTTCACATGCAATTTCTGTCAATacaaatataaattttttattagacTCCCACAAGCTTCACAGTATCCACCACAAGGCAGATAAACACAAGCACTGCACTTAACCGAAAACCCATATCTGAACAATCGATCCACTCAGCTAAATTAGGGAATCATAGCCAATAGAATCTAACCTAAACCCTAACCTTATAAccacaaaagaaggaaaaagaaaaaaaaactcggCAAGATTCATTCGCCAAACACATATCAGTAAGTCGCATAAGAAATAGCAAGATAAAGAGACAGTTAGCGTAAATGCAATTTGTCACAACACTTGCCAGGGTAATCTGCCGTGATTGTCTTCGAAGTTAACTCAAACCAACCAAGCGATCAGACGTACAGCAATTTAGCATGTTTTGACACAGAATTGATAAGCACATGCGGGCACACCGGCTAACTTCACCTCTATCTCTCCCACTACAAACATACAAATTCTAAAGTGCATGCCCAATCAAACATGCAGCAAATATGCAGCTACACAGACCAACTTATACAGCAATCCTTAAATCGAATGCTTTTAACTTCAATTAAAATTctaaaatccaaaccctagaATCCGATTTCCAGGTTCACAAAATGAAACAAAGCTGATAATTTTCCCCTTAATGTAAAGAGAAAGACATATATTAACAGCTATATAATAATACCATAT
This window encodes:
- the LOC113689134 gene encoding DNA topoisomerase 1-like isoform X2, with translation MGKLKKRIRPRDITINIGKDAPIPECPIPGERWKEIRHDNTVTWLAFWNDPINPKEFKYVFLAASSTLKGQSDKEKYEKARLLKDYIHGIRTAYTKDFASKDPMKKQIAVATYLIDKLALRAGNEKDDDEADTVGCCTLKVENVEPVPPNILKFDFLGKDSIRYQNEVEVESGVFKAIQQFRSGKEGSEDLFDKLDTSKLNAHLKELMPGLTAKVFRTYNASITLDDMLSRKTNGGDVLEKVVVYQQANKEVAIICNHQRTVSKTHSAQMSRLNEKIEELKGVLEELKTDLSRAKKGKPPLKNADGKPKRNLNPEALERKIAQTNAKIEKMERDKETKEDLKTVALGTSKINYLDPRITVAWCKRHEVPIEKIFNKSLLAKFAWSMDVDPSFRF
- the LOC113689134 gene encoding DNA topoisomerase 1 beta-like isoform X1, whose product is MAVEACSTPSLLEDSDEENAPLVFKRTSSSSKQNLSNSDTKKLSSQKRDGQSSRNSSDVCPVNGQSSSAQTGRVVSSAKTPPAKSPLSSPKAANISAKTSLITSPGANSKPSSSTSATVKQLENHKNSPVVKLPKRSVSAAKLSSTPEDSDDDKPLMAKLPSGSSRAIVNHGNKDGDGSSLVQKPGVEEDEDSDDEKPLSSRYLSKSNLVESISKSRNPGEKKSLPAKVQQNGSALRDGPVGKSSSLSNKRPPGEVKSSDESAVKKPKLSGPTAAINKKQAMLKAEPKVEDDDDDILISQTAKKMFASASKPKSNDDDDDHVPITQRMKKSTTSVSQSSSVKKVAKVVSSSLKKTNKKSKKIIKKSKYSKSSKVPPGSGEGQKWTTLVHNGVIFPPPYKPHGVKMLYKGQPVTLTPEQEEVATMFAVMLDTDYMSKPQFKENFFSDWKKILGKNHTIQNLEDCDFRPIYEWHQKEKEKKKQMTTEEKKSLKEEKLKQEEKYMWAIVDGVKEKVGNFRVEPPGLFRGRGEHPKMGKLKKRIRPRDITINIGKDAPIPECPIPGERWKEIRHDNTVTWLAFWNDPINPKEFKYVFLAASSTLKGQSDKEKYEKARLLKDYIHGIRTAYTKDFASKDPMKKQIAVATYLIDKLALRAGNEKDDDEADTVGCCTLKVENVEPVPPNILKFDFLGKDSIRYQNEVEVESGVFKAIQQFRSGKEGSEDLFDKLDTSKLNAHLKELMPGLTAKVFRTYNASITLDDMLSRKTNGGDVLEKVVVYQQANKEVAIICNHQRTVSKTHSAQMSRLNEKIEELKGVLEELKTDLSRAKKGKPPLKNADGKPKRNLNPEALERKIAQTNAKIEKMERDKETKEDLKTVALGTSKINYLDPRITVAWCKRHEVPIEKIFNKSLLAKFAWSMDVDPSFRF